The window TAAAGAAGTTGGACCCATAGACGGGACGTTACAGtctttaaaaaactatataaaaaaaatgagttgaCATTGATAcctaaaacaagaaacaataaaaaatcttCACCAAATTGGATATTGGTTACGAAGTcgttttagtttaattttgattttaaatcgTACTTTTGGATTAAATCGAACGCCAAGTGGTGTAAGCCTAGTTTGGGAGATATAGTTTTGTAATCCTTAAAGAGGCTCAAACTCTATATATGTTCGGAAGTACATTTAACTTCGCATGGGATTGTAAATCGATCACCCTCcattaaacattaattaatcataGTAAAGACACATAAAGatgaagaaccctaaaaccTAATATACCTACAAGGCTACTACATCTCATCATCACCATAACACCTAGCTAGATTAAGATTTACTCACATATACTTAACGATCGAAACATGCATGGTCAAGAAAAGATAAATACAATTAGACTTATTCAATGTATTTAAAAAGACGAAGAACCAAGTCACAGAAAGTATGATATTATTAACTCATTTTACAAAcaatacatttttctaaatatatttattttcttcgtGAAAGGTCATGCACACTACTAGGTTTGAATCTAGATTAATTATAAATCTTATGACGCAACATCGCGCTACCACAAACTGTTGTATGGCTACGTGTCCTAACCATCACAATAAATTATACACAACATTGTCGCTAACACAAATTGTAATACAACTACATGTTTTAACCGTCTcaacaaatataataacaattaatcaaatattgataTCGGAAGATGTATGTATACGAAATAGTTTCATCTCTTTTACATCTAGTGtaaaaaatcatccaaaatattagtataaaacagaacaaagttaCGTGTAGAGAAATGTTCGATTCATTATAAGGAAATGATCAGTCGTGTTGCTTCTTTGCTCATTCTTTGCTCGAATACGTTTGTTAACATAATAAAACACTCAAAACATATCATTCTTTGCTCATTCTTTGCTACAAAACGGATGTTAACACAATAAAACACTCAAAACATTACAAGgttaaaaacactatatatcATAAGTCCAAATTGGTCAAACATGTAAGTTTAACTGGATCATCGATATTCAACCAAACatgtaatttattaaaaaaacaatatttctaTGTTGTTAGTATCAAATATCTTAACTAAGATTAATGCACAACTAACAGGATTGGCTAAAGACGTTTTAAGAAGAATCGATGTAGTTGAGAAGAGATCAATACGAaagtaaatatcattgcataaCAAGAATGGACAACGTACATTACATACATTTTCATGTGAATCTGAATCGCTACTTTTGACCTATTATTCATTCTTTATTTGGTGAGTGCAGTGAAATTTTTATTGGGACAATAGAAAAGGACCTTCCTTAAAGGAAAAAAGGGTCACAGAAGTTCAAAGAAGTAATGATGAAGAACTCACAAGCATGCCCATTATTTTAAATCTCACCTTTGCTGCTTCAAATAGCTTTAAAAAACAGAATAATGAGAATAAAACTACACTTTTATAATTCcctcttctttatttatatatttacttttttagaAAGGTTGTGGGGGAACCAAAATCAATTTCCAAACAGATACGTAGAATAATCATTATAAGTTCCATTCGATTCGATAAAGACCTCGATCCAAAAATTAATATCACGTTGCGATTCTATTCTATATCAATAATATTGTTTGACAAATTCTGCCCCATATGATTATTTTTCTATCTCGAGGAAAATACATTGTCACGTAGTCATTTTCCAGTTGTCACCAAATATTCTGTAATCGCATGCATGCCTACGCAACTCTGTAAAATAGTTTGGAACATCTTTAAAACAAGTGTATTTTGAAATTCATTTTTGAATATCTTTGTAAAATTATGtaaggttttatatatttaagaacTTGAAATGATGTAATCTTAATTttaagaatataatttttaaagttatagtttctaaacaaaacaaaaaaaatagtttccacaaataaatcatctttttgacaacaacaaaaagacaattacctttaacaaaaaaagggaCAAATAAATCATCTATAATTAGCATGCAGATAAATAATCTATAGAATTAATAGAAAGAAAGTTTTTGCGATGTGACAAGAAACCTTGTCATATATATGAGAGGACATACATTATTGTGCGTAGTTTGAATAATagacatatttaattttagaattatttgatttatagtTTCGATCAAATAAATCATCTCTTGCATGCATATAATTAAAGAGACAACAAATCTCTTTGTCAAATCATAATTAGTGTGCTGCAATTTAGATGCATTGCATGTGTACGTACACTGGTTACTAACTTACTATCGCAACAAGCTTAACCATATTGACTTTCcatttacttatatatttgttttgttttggcttgTTGCTAACAACTTATAACGCGTATATACATGCAACAAAATCGATCGATAGGAGTGGATCAGCTATTGCCGTAGTGGCTGAGTCTTTGATTACGTACGTGGAAATGATCTTTCAGTGATACagttgaatttttattttaatgtaaggAAATGGTGTATAGTCTGGTTATAGTCATTTCATGGCTTGATAGccttgattgattgatttgcaaGCATACGTAAACATTATGTTTACAAGGTTGCGGCTGCCAACATTTTAAAGTAATCAGTAAACCAAATATTTCAAACCGAATTAAATTATTGAAAGCAATTGTGATacatatgagttttttttttttgaaaaatgtcgACGCTATTCAGTAAACATATATACTCTTAGAATAAAGTTGTAGTGATTAGACGTTTGATATGGCCAAAACTAGTACAAAAATTCAAATGCACTTAGTGGATGGAACAAATGTATGTCAACATTTTACAAGACGACACTTCCATAAGTACTAAGAAAAATCGGATCATACAATTGCTTAACGGTTTCTGAGATTGATTCATGTTCATTACTTCACAAACTAAAACCTAGATCTATCATACCAAAATTTAATAACACGCCTGGATTGTACTATGATTTATCAGCAAAACTCTATCACACATCAGacgacactacaagaaaacaaccaTAAACCGACAGCCAAATCCGTCGGAAACTCGTCGGAAACAACCTAAACCAACGGATTACAGAGGGTATCTGTCCGTCACTTCTAGAGCGTCGGGAAAATTAAATCTGTTGGGAATCCGTCAGCTTCTCCAACAGATTTCCAACGGCATAATTATTCCGACGGATTACCAACGACTGTTGTTCCCGACGAAATTGCAACAGATATCGTCGTTGAGATGTAGCTGTCGAGGACCCGTCAGAATAATAAGCGACGGCCACTGATGACTCCCCAACAGATAATACCAAGGGAAAACTGATTGTTTCCCAAAAATGGTATTTCGTTATTCTCGACGGAATTCCCGACGGCTAAATTCCCGACAGATTTCTGAGGCTTGACTCCCGACGGATTCCCGATAACGTCTCTTTTTCTTACCGATGGAATCTCGACAATGTCTCTGTTTTTTACCGATGGAATCCCGACGGATAgttaatgttttatatttttttttaaatatttattttactttaaaaataaatctaataaatatattacttaatatttttcttttcaccacaattactaattagttaataatatttaaatttataaatttggaaatccaaaatacaaaataaacaaatcatccataaaaagaaaatgtaatatacacaaatcaaaaaaaaaaaagttccacaAAACTTAAATATTGTGATCTTATATATCTAAGAACTTGAATTCACGGGAAACTTAGATCGCATCTCTGCCATGAACGACGCAAGCTCCTCATCTCTCAGCTTGTTCctctcattctctttttccATCATCTTCTCAAGAGCTTCTATTCGGTCATCTTTCTCTTGGAGGGCACGCACAAATTCAGGATCACGATCATATattggtgatgaagatgataaagAAGTACGATCATATATTGGTGATGAAGATGCCAAGTGATAAACAAGTACGGTCATCACTTGGCATTGAGGAGTATGTTTCATAAGGTTCTTTGAGGAGTCCATACATCATCCGATTTATAGATTTGCTAATGCCATTTCCAGATGCCTCAAACCTACAAAAGTTTgatctaaaattaaataaaaaataaaaaaagaaaaaatcataattacaTAAAATGTTTGAGATTTACCATGTCTCCAATGTAGTTGGGATGAGGTTTTGGGATAAGTTCTCGTCCTGGTTGAGAAACGAAATCCTCAATGGTCATTAGGATGGGAGGTGAGGCAGCTGTAGGCGATCCCGAGACTCTTGCGGAGAGGGTTTGAATCGGTGACCCAGAACCATTGGGTTCTTGTCGGTTTTGGGTGGAGCGGTTTCGACGAGAACGATATGCTTCGTAATCCCTTTGTGCAAAAAACGAAATATTACAGTTACACATAAATCCGAAAACTCAATAAAAATCAACTGAATACCCATATAAATCGTAACTAATAGATCAATTAAACAGATCTATAATATCAACAATATATccgatttttaattttacccaAACATTGAATCAGCCACAGATACTGAAACCAAACATTGAAAAAACGAAATCTTACATAATTGAGATAAAAGGGTAAAAAACTTACATAGTTGAGTGGTTGGGGTTGATTTGAGGAACAAAATCTGGGatttagaagagagaaagagggagcaACAAAATCTAGGATTTATAATTGTGAATCGGTGAAGAAAAAATTTGGGGGTGAGGAACAAGAAGTGAGCCGGTGAAGAGGTGAGAAGAGAAGGTGAAAAAGTTTGTGGTTTATCTAAAcccaaaattctaaattaatcaTTCCCgcaatatccaaaaaatttgGGAAAATTATTTCCCGGGTATAATTTGGTGTTTTCCGACGGAGTCCATacggaaatttttaaaaattttcattacTCCCGACAGTTTCCCGACGGATCTATGAAAAAAGTCCAAAAAACTTCATATATAGTTAGACAAATATATTTACTACTCAATTAGCATTACAATAACTATACTACATAGCTTGCAATTCTGTTTCatcaaaaaaactataaaaaaaaataaattttaatatttaatgatTCACAACATTCAAACCCTTAAGTAACATTCTAAGTGTATATGGAAACACTTATGATGAGAtcatgttaaattttgaaaatttaaacttatagTAATATAATACACTAAAACTGATTGTAAGTGTTTGAAGAGATAAGAAATAGTGTTTGTGAATGTGTTAAGTTataaagtttcatattttaataccctataccctaaatccATTGGAAATCTGTTGGTAATCTGATGGTATTTTTTCAATGGCTTTCCGATGGTTTTCCGACGGAGTTTAAAACACGTGTTAAATGCATTTGAATTCATAAACCCGAAAAAACTCTTAGGACTGTTGGGGATCCGTCGGGAATTTCCGACAGATTATCAACGACATTATGATTATTTCAGGTTTTATATTTAGATTTCAATTCTATTTGAAAAACTCAATTGTTATGTAGTGTTTTGTTAGacctaatttgtaaaaataaaaaaatctatgatgtgttttgttagatttcaaataattaaacaattttgctatttttaaaattgaattttgttatctagaatcattacaatttattttctaaattactGTCAAAATTTAAATCTCATCATCTAGATCtcattatgtattataaatCGTGCATTACCATATATAGTgtttgatcttttatttttattcaatacaatatgaaaataacaattttttctaCTCTGATTCTGTTgaataatcaaaagaaattgagtctgtatcatcatcaaattctccaatttCTTCCTCTGACTCTGAATGCACTACTTCATTTCCGAACATGGTAAAGTCAACCACAAGATCAACTTCAAGGGAATGTTCAACCGAAGCCATCTGACAACTTTCGCTTGCCTGCAAAGGATCGTGAGCTGCAACTCCATATATTTGACCTCTTGGGTTTACCGACGTAACAGTGATCTATGGGTCGTTCATGTTAGTAACTCGAGGATAGGTTAAGTAGCATACATGTAACAagtaatgaaaattattaattatatataccaTCTAATGATGCTTTTCTAATTGAATGTTAAATGAGCATACCTGGTCAGCTTGTGATGCAATAATAAATGGATCATATTTCAATAACCTTCGTACTGAATTTATTGATGTAACACCAAATTGGTCAACTCGTACGCTATCACCAATTGTGGGATCGTACCAGTCACACACAAATGCAATGCACCTTAGGTTCAACATTCCCGGATATCAAATTTCCAATATTTTGTTAAGGATACCATAGTACACAACATCGTCGGCTTTAACGGAAATACCAGAATTAATTGTTGTCCTCCTATCTCCATCATCATGAATCCTAAAAGCATACCCTCTCGTGCAATACCTCGGGTATGCCGTTGCAATGTAGTTTGGTCCATTAGAGATCTCTACTAACCATGTTGGAAATGATTGACCTTTTGAAACTCCATCTGATAcctataaattttttagaataattaataaatatatcatttactATTAATAATTAAAGTTACTTATATAACTTACATAATATTGAAACCAAGAAGCGAAATCCTTCTCTTTAAGCTCCTCAAGTTGATCCTCGGTATATTCCGGATAGTAGGAGCGTATTACAGCCATGTAAAtcctgtaaaacaaaaataattaatactaatgaaattttttattataaacaatttaattttatagacATAAGCATATTTTAAATACATACCTCTCATAATCAAGAATATCCTCACAGTTGGTGAGAATATACATGTGCAAGTGAGTATACCCCTGCgatgaaagtttaaaatttttccCTTTTCCACTAAGGCGGCCGATTTGAGTAAACAAGCTTGGAACGTATACGGAATATGTTGGTTGCTCGCCACCATCGTCATGACGAGAAGGACGTCGACTCTTTGTACGAAGTTGAGAAGGAAAGTAATATTCCGCAAAGTGTGAAGCTTCTTCATGAATGCTTTGTGCCATAATAGAACCCTCGACTTTGCttaaattttgaacttttttcttTAGGTGAAACATGTACcgctcaaaaggatacatccatcGATATTGAACAGGGCCACCAAGTGCTGCTTTTCGCGGTAGATGAATAGGTAGATGTTCCATAACATCAAATAAAGACGGTGGAAATATCTTCTCAAGATTGCAAAGAAGAATGGGTATATTTTGTTCCAAATTGCGGATACCGTCAACAGTAAGTGTTCTTGTGGATAAGTCCCGAAAGAAAGCACCAATTCCTACAAAATTGtgctaaattttttattattattgttaatttataatagatataaaatatgttaatcGTTAACAACTAAAATGTACCTGCAATTGCTTCGTGCACATTTGTTGGCAGAAGATTGGCAAAAGCAAATAGAAGAAGTCGTTGCATAACAACATGACAATCATGACTCTTCATTTCTATAAACTTTCCTTCTTTAATATCAACGCAATTACGCAAGTTAGATGCGTAACCGTCAGGAAACTTCACACTGTGGGTAATCCAGTCAAAAAAAGCCGCCTTTGAAGCCGCATTTAACCGATATATCGGAACTGGGCATCTCCCGTTTGCCATTATCTCAAGCTCAGGCCTAGAGCAAATATATGGCAAGTCTAATCTAGACTTCAAATTGTCCTTTGTCTTCCCTGGAATGTTTAGGACAGTGTTCATGAGATTGTCAAAGACGTTCTTCTCTGTGTGCATGACATCAATATTATGCTTTAACAAAAGGTCTTTCCAATATGGAAAATCAATGCAATTGTGATTTACACCAACACCGTCAACAGGATCATGTCCATTACCACCGACGTCAGGAGTCCTTGCTGCTCCAAAATCTCTAAACTGATTCAACATAGTCTCACCATCTATAACAGGAGGTGGATCATCATACACTTTCTTATTCTTTGTAAACAAATTCCTTGAACGACGATAAGGGTGATCAGGTGGTAGAAATCTTcggtgacaatcaaaccaacatgtcttgCGTCTGTGACTTAATTGGAATGCATCTGTGTTATCTTGACAATACGGACATGATAATCGTCCATGAGTGGTCCATCCAGATAGCATACCATATGCTGGAAAATCGCTTATGGTCCACATTAATGTCGCTCGCATCTGAAAATTTTGTTGAGTTGATACATCATATGCTTCAACACCGTGCTCCCATAACATAACTCATAAATAAATGGCTGGAGGAAGATATCAAGTGACCTCTTTGGATGCTCTGGACCGAGAACAAGAACTGAGAGGAACAAAAACTCTCGTCGCATGCACAATGATGGTGGCAGATTGTAAGGTGTTACGATTACCGGCCATAATGAATATTGCCTTCCGTGCTTCCCAAATGGGTTGAAACCATCTGTACAGAGTCCTAAGTAAACATTTCGTCGCTCAAACGCAAATCTGGATACACTGACTGAAAATGTCTCCATGCTTCTGCTCCTAAAGGATGTGTGatctttccttcttctcttctatgCTCTGCATGTCATCTCATTGGCTCAGCTGTACGTTCAGATTGATATAACCTCTTTAACTTGTCTGCTAAAGGTAAATACCACATTCGTTTATAAGGAATGGGAACCCTGCCACTTGTTTCTTGAAATCGTGGTTTGCGACACCATTTACATCTTCTACGGTTTTCGTCTTGTCTCTAGTATATCATGCAATTTTTGATGCACACATCTATTATCTGATACGGCAACCCAAGACCAGCAACCAGTTTCTGAACCTCGTAGTATGAAGCTGGTGAAATATTATCTTCAGGCAAAACGTCTTTCACAAAATCTGTTATCGCATCAACACAGTCCTCAGCTAAATTGTAGTCTGTCTTAATCGTCATCAATTTACTTGCAGATGATAAAGGAGAATGACCCTCTCTACATCCTGGGTATAACGGTTGTTTCGTTGCATCTAACATTCCAAAAAACTTTTGGGCTTCTAAATTAGGTTTCTCTATCCTATCTCCATCACCACTAGTCGACTGCATATTTTCCCtatatgcatcattcaccatcgGAAAAGTACCTACACTAAAATCTATATCCGTTATTTGTTCTTCTAAGCTAACAACAATATTTGGTTCGCTAGTACTAGCATAATCCGACCGTTCTCCATGAAGAAACCAATTCTTATAACCCGTCATAAACCCATTGCAATACAAGTGATTCCACACTAAATCAATCCTAATATTATGAGAATTTTGGCAAAGAGAACATGGACATTTTAACTTACGTGTTTTCTTAGCTTCCGGTTGCTGACAAGCCAATTCCATGAACTCGCCTACGCCTCTTGCATACTCATCTCTTAATAAGTTAGATTTTGGATCCATCATTGGTTCATCCATCCACGATTTAAAATAAGAAGAcatttttctcgtttttttttggaGAGCAAGAAAAATATAGTAAGAATAAGTTTGTTTTGAGAATGAGTTTTGATACTTATTTATAGAAGTCATGTCCGTCGGGAATCCATTGGGAATCCGTCGAAACTCTGTCGGCCATATGTAAATTCAAACGGCTAAAACAACGATAACAATGGATCACCGACAATTTTCAAACGACTATAATAACGGTAACATATGACCAATGGAATACCAACGGAGTTCTGATGAAATTGTCTAACGGATTCCGTCGGGATATGGTCCAGAATTCCTAACGGACCAATTCCCGTCGGTAATTACCGACAGATTACCAACAGTGTACAACAGATCAAATCTTCTTGTATATTAGTCGAGAATCCGTCGGAAATGGCCGACAGGATTTGGTCCGTTGGGAATTCCGTCGAAAATcgccttgttttcttgtagtgcgagacacaaacttctttctttctcattcgAGTTCGTTAtgtaattttggtttatgataAGTTTGTTTTATGAGGGTCAAGTTTCTACTCttgatttaggttttttttttgttcgtgcATGTCACCATATATATGCATTGATCTCTTGTACAACTATACATGTTACATGTATATTTAGCCATATATCCTTTTTCTTGCNNNNNNNNNNNNNNNNNNNNNNNNNNNNNNNNNNNNNNNNNNNNNNNNNNNNNNNNNNNNNNNNNNNNNNNNNNNNNNNNNNNNNNNNNNNNNNNNNNNNNNNNNNNNNNNNNNNNNNNNNNNNNNNNNNNNNNNNNNNNNNNNNNNNNNNNNNNNNNNNNNNNNNNNNNNNNNNNNNNNNNNNNNNNNNNNNNNNNNNNNNNNNNNNNNNNNNNNNNNNNNNNNNNNNNNNNNNNNNNNNNNNNNNNNNNNNNNNNNNNNNNNNNNNNNNNNNNNNNNNNNNNNNNNNNNNNNNNNNNNNNNNNNNNNNNNNNNNNNNNNNNNNNNNNNNNNNNNNNNNNNNNNNNNNNNNNNNNNNNNNNNNNNNNNNNNNNNNNNNNNNNNNNNNNNNNNNNNNNNNNNNNNNNNNNNNNNNNNNNNNNNNNNNNNNNNNNNNNNNNNNNNNNNNNNNNNNNNNNNNNNNNNNNNNNNNNNNNNNNNNNNNNNNNNNNNNNNNNNNNNNNNNNNNNNNNNNNNNNNNNNNNNNNNNNNNNNNNNNNNNNNNNNNNNNNNNNNNNNNNNNNNNNNNNNNNNNNNNNNNNNNNNNNNNNNNNNNNNNNNNNNNNNNNNNNNNNNNNNNNNNNNNNNNNNNNNNNNNNNNNNNNNNNNNNNNNNNNNNNNNNNNNNNNNNNNNNNNNNNNNNNNNNNNNNNNNNNNNNNNNNNNNNNNNNNNNNNNNNNNNNNNNNNNNNNNNNNNNNNNNNNNNNNNNNNNNNACATGTACcgctcaaaaggatacatccatcGATATTGAACAGGGCCACCAAGTGCTGCTTTTCGCGGTAGATGAATAGGTAGATGTTCCATAACATCAAATAAAGACGGTGGAAATATCTTCTCAAGATTGCAAAGAAGAATGGGTATATTTTGTTCCAAATTGCGGATACCGTCAACAGTAAGTGTTCTTGTGGATAAGTCCCGAAAGAAAGCACCAATTCCTACAAAATTGtgctaaattttttattattattgttaatttataatagatataaaatatgttaatcGTTAACAACTAAAATGTACCTGCAATTGCTTCGTGCACATTTGTTGGCAGAAGATTGGCAAAAGCAAATAGAAGAAGTCGTTGCATAACAACATGACAATCATGACTCTTCATTTCTATAAACTTTCCTTCTTTAATATCAACGCAATTACGCAAGTTAGATGCGTAACCGTCAGGAAACTTCACACTGTGGGTAATCCAGTCAAAAAAAGCCGCCTTTGAAGCCGCATTTAACCGATATATCGGAACTGGGCATCTCCCGTTTGCCATTATCTCAAGCTCAGGCCTAGAGCAAATATATGGCAAGTCTAATCTAGACTTCAAATTGTCCTTTGTCTTCCCTGGAATGTTTAGGACAGTGTTCAT is drawn from Camelina sativa cultivar DH55 chromosome 8, Cs, whole genome shotgun sequence and contains these coding sequences:
- the LOC104709373 gene encoding uncharacterized protein LOC104709373, with the protein product MWTISDFPAYGMLSGWTTHGRLSCPYCQDNTDAFQLSHRRKTCWFDCHRRFLPPDHPYRRSRNLFTKNKKVYDDPPPVIDGETMLNQFRDFGAARTPDVGGNGHDPVDGVGVNHNCIDFPYWKDLLLKHNIDVMHTEKNVFDNLMNTVLNIPGKTKDNLKSRLDLPYICSRPELEIMANGRCPVPIYRLNAASKAAFFDWITHSVKFPDGYASNLRNCVDIKEGKFIEMKSHDCHVVMQRLLLFAFANLLPTNVHEAIAGIGAFFRDLSTRTLTVDGIRNLEQNIPILLCNLEKIFPPSLFDVMEHLPIHLPRKAALGGPVQYRWMYPFERYMFHLKKKVQNLSKVEGSIMAQSIHEEASHFAEYYFPSQLRTKSRRPSRHDDGGEQPTYSVYVPSLFTQIGRLSGKGKNFKLSSQGYTHLHMYILTNCEDILDYERIYMAVIRSYYPEYTEDQLEELKEKDFASWFQYYVSDGVSKGQSFPTWLVEISNGPNYIATAYPRYCTRGYAFRIHDDGDRRTTINSGISVKADDVVCIAFVCDWYDPTIGDSVRVDQFGVTSINSVRRLLKYDPFIIASQADQITVTSVNPRGQIYGVAAHDPLQASESCQMASVEHSLEVDLVVDFTMFGNEVVHSESEEEIGEFDDDTDSISFDYSTESE